In Diorhabda sublineata isolate icDioSubl1.1 chromosome 4, icDioSubl1.1, whole genome shotgun sequence, a single window of DNA contains:
- the LOC130443053 gene encoding uncharacterized protein LOC130443053 — translation MANERCSLDTTTSYKLEFINAMVDAFMGATFFANNQLFTSAKIRGVRADTKINVVERRGKLGTSEISLRNLPIPIMKFFVKKSRFDTFALLPNHSKLRIEFYTKHLSDAKLKIPTVLYP, via the exons ATGGCAAATGAACGATGTTCACTAGACACTACTACATCCTATAAGTTAGAATTTATTAATGCAATG GTAGATGCATTCATGGGTGCTACGTTCTTCgctaataatcaattatttacttcGGCTAAAATACGTGGTGTAAGAGCAGATAC GAAAATCAATGTGGTTGAAAGAAGAGGGAAATTGGGTACCTCGGAAATATCATTGAGGAATCTGCCAATaccaataatgaaatttttcgtaaaaaagtcAAGGTTTGATACTTTTGCTTTGTTGCCAAATCACTCAAAGCTGCGGATAGAATTTTATACCAAACATTTGAGCGACGCTAAATTGAAGATTCCTACTGTTTTATATCCTTAG